The DNA window ACGGGTCGGGAAGATCGCGTAAGGCACGAGGTTCGGATGCTCGTTGCCGGTGAGCTGCGGCGGCTTCCCGTGCATGAAATAATTCGCAGCGTGTGGATGCATGACGGCGAGGCCGGTTTCATACAGCGTGGTCTCGAGAAACTGCCCGAGTCCCGATCTCTGCCGTTCCGACAGCGCCATCAGAATGCCGATCGCCGCATAAAGCCCGGTGGTGATGTCCACCACGGGAACGCCGATGCGCATCGGGCCGCTTTGCGGCGAGCCGGTCGCCTTGATCATCCCGGTCATGGCCTGGATGATGGCGTCATAGCCGGGATTACCGCCGCGCGGACCGTCGGCGCCGAAACCGGAAATCCGGCAGTGCACGAGTTTCGGGAATTTCGCGCGCAGCACGTCGTTGCCGATGCCCCATTTGTCGAGCGTGCCCGGCTTGAAGTTCTCGATCAGCACGTCGGCGCCTTCCAGCATCTTCATCAGCACGGCGCGGCCGCCTTCCGATGCGAGGTCGAGCCCGATCGAGCGCTTGTTGCGGTTGATGCCGACGAAATAGGCCGCGTCTTCCTCGTGGAAGGGAGGTCCCCAGTCGCGCACCTCGTCGCCGGCGGGCGGCTCGACCTTGATCACATCGGCGCCGTGATCGGCGAGAATCTGCGTGCAGTAAGGGCCGCCCAGAACGCGCGTGAGATCGATCACGCGCAGTCCGGTCATCGCGCCGGGAGCCGCTAGGGAATTCATGAAAACAACCTTCGCTCAAGCAGGGTTCGAGTGGAATTCCTGAGCTAGCGGTCTTCAGGCGCGGCAGCAATGCCTTCTCGCGCGTAGGCGCATGCCGGGACGGCCGTCGGCGTGCCTGGTTGCGGCGTGGCGAACCCTCCGTGCGACAAATGGTCCGCCGATTGTCTCGGCGGACCATCCGGCGGTGTCGTTACACGACCGTCAGGCGCACATCCACATTGCCGCGGGTCGCGTTGGAATAGGGGCATACCTGGTGGGCTTTCTCGACCAGGGCCTCTGCTTCGGCGCGCGGAACGCCGGGCAAGGAGACGGCAAGTGCGATCTCCAGGCCGAAGCCGCCGGCCGAGCGCGGTCCGATCCCGACGGTGGAGGTCACCGACGCGTCCGCGGGCACCTTCGGGCCGCCTTGCGAGGCAACGAATTTCATCGCGCCAATGAAGCAGGCGGCGTAGCCGGC is part of the Bradyrhizobium canariense genome and encodes:
- a CDS encoding CaiB/BaiF CoA transferase family protein; the protein is MNSLAAPGAMTGLRVIDLTRVLGGPYCTQILADHGADVIKVEPPAGDEVRDWGPPFHEEDAAYFVGINRNKRSIGLDLASEGGRAVLMKMLEGADVLIENFKPGTLDKWGIGNDVLRAKFPKLVHCRISGFGADGPRGGNPGYDAIIQAMTGMIKATGSPQSGPMRIGVPVVDITTGLYAAIGILMALSERQRSGLGQFLETTLYETGLAVMHPHAANYFMHGKPPQLTGNEHPNLVPYAIFPTRTDDIFIGVGNDGTFRKLAKEISKPELGTDPRFARNKDRIANRDALRAELAAVFSQHDAAPLCDRLLAAGLPAGPVQSIDQALTSAHTIHRGDVIEKDWYKGVASPIRLQRSKPSLRRTPPKFSQHTSEVLSEFGYSKGEIEALVAKGAVCGPERKR
- a CDS encoding organic hydroperoxide resistance protein gives rise to the protein MSVNVLYKTSAKATGGRDGHAATLDGALDVKLTTPKELGGGGGAGNNPEQLFAAGYAACFIGAMKFVASQGGPKVPADASVTSTVGIGPRSAGGFGLEIALAVSLPGVPRAEAEALVEKAHQVCPYSNATRGNVDVRLTVV